The following DNA comes from Legionella sp. PATHC032.
AAAAATCAGCTTATTTGATTAATTGTGCAAGAGGGCCGATTGTGGTTAGCAGTGATTTAAAAAAAGCCTTGGAACAGGGCATGATAGCAGGTGCCGCATTGGATGTATTTGATGTTGAACCACCATTACCTGCAAATTATAGCCTTTGGGAGGCACCTAATCTTATCGCAACACCACACATAGGATTTAATACAAGGGAGGCACTTGTGGCCAAGGGGCAATTGACCATCAAAAATATCAAAGAGTTTCTTTCGTCCCGTCTATAAAACCGTGTAAAAACATAAAGAAACATAAAACGTTGATTGCAAAATAGCTTGTAGTACTTCAGAGGTAGTTTAACCCAGGGCAAAATCATGCTTTAACCTGAGTTATGGATAAGGATTATATAAAAACCAGTCAATATCCAGGAACCGTTTGGGCTGAGGAGGCATTGATGCCGTCTCGAAGCCTTGAACGGTTCGAAATAACAACCGATCTTATCCATAACTCACTTTACTTTACCTGCAATAATATACAAAACCACGCTTGCTGTTTTTTAAAATAATTTTAATGTTATCCTACGCAATACACTTGACCAGTTTGAGCGCCCTCAATACTCTTGCTGTAGGCGAGTGCCGCACGAGCAGCAGATACAGGTTCATAGCCTCGGAAATAAGGGCCGTAGTTTTCCATGGCTTCGGTGATTACTGTGGGGCTTACACCATTGATTCGGATACCTCTAGGCATTTCCAGAGCAGCACTTTTAATAAAACCATCCAATGCGCCATTAACCATGGCGGCGGAACTTCCATAGAGAATAGGATCGCGATTTAATATTCCGCTTGTTAATGTAAATGAGCCATTATCATTGATATATTCTAATCCAGCCAGGACTACGTTAACTTGCCCCATTAATTTATTGGTCAAACCAATTTTATAATCCTCTTCTCCCATGTCTTTTAGGGCACCAAAGTGCACTTTACCGGTAGCCAACACCACCGCATCAATATTATTTAATTTCTTATACATCGCATCGATTGATTGTTTGCTGGTTATATCCACTTGAATATCACTATTTTTATAGCTTGCTGAAATAATTTCATGTCTTGGGCTTAATTCAGCAATTATTGCTTTTCCAATTATCCCGCTAGCACCAATCACCACTATTTTCATAATTCATTCCCTCTTTATCCAATAAAAAGCAAGCGCGCCACGTAGAATATTACAGTATCAACAATAAATTACGCAAAAAGGAGTGTATCGGCTGTATGTGATTACTGCCTATATTAATAACTTGTCTTGTAGCATGTGATATGGCGAATGCAGTTGATATCAACTCAAATTGTTTGTGCAAACCACAGATTGATGCCCTCCACCAGAGTAGGGTGAGCGAACATCATATCGCGCAATTTTTGATAAGGTGCTCCCAACTCCATTGCTAATTGGATGACCCCT
Coding sequences within:
- a CDS encoding short chain dehydrogenase, with amino-acid sequence MKIVVIGASGIIGKAIIAELSPRHEIISASYKNSDIQVDITSKQSIDAMYKKLNNIDAVVLATGKVHFGALKDMGEEDYKIGLTNKLMGQVNVVLAGLEYINDNGSFTLTSGILNRDPILYGSSAAMVNGALDGFIKSAALEMPRGIRINGVSPTVITEAMENYGPYFRGYEPVSAARAALAYSKSIEGAQTGQVYCVG